The sequence below is a genomic window from Euwallacea similis isolate ESF13 chromosome 1, ESF131.1, whole genome shotgun sequence.
TGTTTGATAAGAAAGTTTTTGTAACTTGTATGTAATGTCTCAAAATACAGAGTCACAGCAGCTTGGCTATCAGTAATCCAGTTCTGGGctgatttcaaaataaagaaatattttgtattcatTTTTGTATGGGGTACAATTTTGtgtggaaaaaaaaacaaagtaaatatagcacttttttagatttattatcACCATTCACAGTACAAGAAATAGATAATATAGTAAAACTCATCACAGCAATATACACACACAATACCTACCGATAGAAGTAAAAAGACAATTATGGGAAATTACCCATGTTCTGTAAAGTTTGTTCTAACGTATAATAATATAGATATGTTAAGAGACCTTATTGCTCTGTAATACAcactatacaaggtgtccaaGATAAGGAAGGCCATTAAGGGAATCTtcgaaacggtaagagatacagatttggttaaatgagagaaaagttgcgtaatcaagggcctaaaaaaattgggttCAGAAATcgccaaaatattttttggtttttgagatatttgggaaaaattggattttccgattttacatattatgtTTTTCCGACGGTCATATTAAACCTAGACCAAAACTGAGGGCACTTCTCTACAACAACTTTTAATGCGCTTTAACGTGGCATTGTCAGTTTTttaatccgacgtttcgtcattgcggaaccatcatcaacttcatttttttaagtgcgATCCGAATGTTCTGATATCAGATTCTGAAAGCCCTTTTTATTCGTAATTCAATGATGTATGACACTTTGCAGTTTAATTGcgttttagtcttttttttggccctaaacaaaaaaaaaatattgcgcACCTGTAcataattctttaatttttaacaataaaaaattagctttttaactatttattgaaaatagttaaCTCATTTAACAGTTAATTAACAGTAATAGAACTGTTAATCGATAtagctttttcatttttaaaaataaataattagccttttaattatttattaaaaataaatagttaacTAATTTAACAGTTAATTAACAGTaatgtaaatgttaatttatacagggtggtcacttttacgacgcattctatggggattttcgaaacggttaaagatacaaggttggttaaatggagaaaaagtttcgtatttttatgctctgcaaaaaggtgaaagcaaaattgaaatatcttatgtaattactaagatatcaaagaaataccaaaaaagtcgattttctttttttgtctataacttatttatttttcatacaatcattttgaaacttgggtgttctatattttccgtcagtgtcttcaatatggaaaggtcaaaaatatcctaggcctactagtttacgtgaaaataatactaactttcgattttcttatggacgccatattggattttcgcatttttgaaaaacacgaaagatttccgtttcggcgaggtgcaacacaagggtcttctgaactattttacaataaaaattaaaatatttaaatatttaatgaaaaattcaagtagcactgaatttgtcaaggtcataattggttaccaagttactgactgtctttgacacataagtcaagtagtcaataatacaacttttaaataagtaataaaaaaaattatcaaatttattttcgaaaatcaataacacaaactttaacattaactaacattaattaacaaagaaattaatacgaggagagaaaattatataaaatgttcaaaatgaccgccACTATGAGTAATACATAATGCCGTTCGCTCATACTACATATTTGAAGTAGCTCTTCTGATAACAACTGGGTCAATGGTccgaaagaaatttgtaattgggTTTCTAAGATAAGATAAGCGTTTTTTGAATGTCTTATGTACACATTATACATGTCTATTTTCTCATCTTTGGAGAAATATCATcccattttgataaaaattaaaatttacttaatttacagaagaacaaaactcacttttttactaaatttctttttaaataaaattatgttgacataacaaccaataatattggctacttgacttatgtgtcaaagacagtcagtaacttggtaaccaattatgaccttgacaaattcagtgctacttgaatttttcattaaatatttaaatattttaatttttattgtaaaatagttcagaagacccttgtgttgcacctcgccgaaacggaaatctttcgtgtttttcaaaaatgcgaaaattcaatatggcgtccataagaaaatcgaaagttagtattattttcacgtaaactagtaggcctaggatatttttgacctttccatattgaagacactgacggaaaatatagaacacccaagtttcaaaatgattgtatgaaaaataaataagttatagacaaaaaaagaaaatcgacttttttggtatttctttaatatcttagtaattacataagatatttcaattttgctttcagctttttgcagagcataaaaatacgaaactttttctccatttaaccaaccttgtatctttaaccgtttcgaaaatccccatagaatgcgtcgtaaaagtgaccaccctgtatagctttttcatttttgaaaataattaattagctttttaactatttattaaaaataaatagttaacTAATTTAACAGGTAATTAACAGTAATATAACTGTTAATCGATATAgctgattatttattttaaaaaattaaaaaactatgtaTAGGTgcgcaataatttttttttgtttagggCCAAAACAAAGactaaaatgcaattaaacTGCAAAGTGTCATACATCGTTGAATTCCGAATAAAAAGGGCTTTTAGAATCTGATATCAGAACATTCGGATcgcacttaaaaaaataaagttgatgatggttccgcaatgacgaaacgtcggattaaAAAACTGACAATGCCAAGTTAAAGCGCATTAAAAGTTGTTGTACAGAAGTGCCATCAGTTTTGGTCTAGGTTTAATATTACCAccggaaaaaaatatgtaaaatcggaaaatccaatttttcccaaatatctcaaaaagcaaaaaatattttggcgATTTCtaaacgcaatttttttaggtccttgattacgcaacttttctcccatttaaccaAATCTGTATCTCTTATCGTTTTGAAGATCTCCATACTGGCCCCCCTTAtcttggacaccctgtagacaAAATAGTatagaataaatttttaaaaatataggtaaaaaatcataattagtGAGTATGTAAAACTATGACAATCGGTACTACACATTTACAATATATCGAGTTTACCGCTGTTTAAGTTGCACACTCCATACAGAAATATAAATAGATAATTTCATTACCTAATGGAAACTATATAATTGTTTTGAACAGATGCCGACATTATATACGATATCAATTCATTATTGAATATCTCTcacaacaaacaaaaatataataaacaattatcTCTATGTCGATTAACGATTTCTACAGGaccattattaaaataaaacgggtgttgaaatatcaaaagggCACATTTGGGATCAACTTATCTGTTACTCAGAcgtttgatggtaaataataaaattcttaatcaACGACATTTTTGAGGCTGTTTTTTATGACCATCCGTTACAATGTCTATTCAATTTTGGAAGGAGAAAATTACCTTAAATGCTACCCGTTACTTCTAGTTACTTTAAAGCTACATTTCAATTGCCttcttggaaaaaaatctgaCTTTAATATCAAAAACACCATATACttggcaataaattttattttaaataaattgctttaattttttctatttttttatttaaataaatttttattaaaaggaatgtataaatggaaaatctcaaataactttaataacaCGTCACACTTATAATAAAGATATATACAGACAATATAGAATTCATGGTCTCAAAATTGGCACGATATGATTTTCAGCAACACATGTCAACAAATGTAAAATCACAAACACGTATGAGCATGCTTAGAAAAATAGTATGGATTGTCAAAATCTTGTATATTTTGGCACCAAGAACGGAGCTTATTTACACCACTTTTTGTACTTAGGTATACGGAGTGTCTCAAATTCAACGGTTTTATGTATGACGTCTGAAATACAACCGACTGGGAAATCGAAATTTGCTGATCCCCTTACGGAATGaatgtgaaaaattgaaatattcagtTGCTGTGAAAGCCTTCGAATTTGGGACAAACTGTAAGATCTAATTCTTAGGACGAATATGTAAATGTTCCCATAATTTTATCAAGAAGATAATTTCCgtcgaaataaataactctGATATTGGTATCAtcgtttccatggaaattctCTTGTGGATAAACTTATTAGGAATTAGATATGTTAACCTTAGGGTGCAACTATTATCATGCTGTTAACTTTACactagtttccatagaaaacAATAGCCAACAATTAAAGTTGGTAACACATCAACAGTTTGGGCCtaagaaacttaaatttctttttcaattaaaatattttttatagaaaagttTCACTTGTGGTAAAATACATTCGTAATGTACGTAAAGtacgtaaaataaatctttcgAACTTAATTCAAATGTGTTCTGGGCTTCCAGCTAGCTATAGCCAAAAGCTAGAGGATGTGGACAGTGTTGTATTTCttcctgaatttttaatataaaattgcgTACATTGATTTTCGATTCTAAAATGCAGACGTAAGAAGCtcgctattaaaaaaaaacctgatcATGTCAGACACCAGTGTCTGTTCCAGGCTGGCTTCGTAAGGCCACGTAGATAGTGTTATATTACATACCCCAATGTCTATTAATAGACTTGTTCTAACCCACAAGGAAACTGTTTGGGAATAGTTTAAGCCCCCTTCAGGGGAGGTGCATTGTTCATTTCAAGTATAAGTCTCCAATATGAGTTGCCCAGATGAATTCCTGCACTATTCTGGGGTGGTTTTCTGACCAGTTAAAACAAACCTAATATTTTGTCGTGCAACGAACTCAAATTATAGATGTAACATTCGTTGGGGTGTTTGTTGTGGCCTACACCTGGCTTGGGCAGAAAAACTATCGTAGAGCTTTATTCTTCTGGTGATTGTTTTTGTAACTGCTATATGATATATGGAAATTCGCTACCCTTATTTTACATTGATCGATTGGGACTTTATTTCTCTTATTCACACCACAAAGCCATAGCAAACAAAAGTGATTAAATTTGTAGAAGCTCAAACCCATCGTCTGCTGGACTGAGATTATCTGCTATGACTTCTTCGGTCCGCCATTTGTATCTGTAAAATGTATTTGATCTGGtcctttaattaaaagtaattcTTTCATAGGACCACGGCAGACGCTGATGCGTGTAAGGTGTATTGTTAGGCGATTCTGTGAGAGAACTCTCGATATTGGGCCTGGCGCTGAATGTGTTAAGagaaatttaatctttttttatttgtactCTTGAAAGCTTACGATTTCCAGTGAAAATGTTCTATTAATATCTTTATACTGACTGACCGAATGATTAATAGAATTTCTGCATTCATGTTCGATGATGTATAAACTACAATATcactttcttaaaatttcatcacTGTTATTCGACTATAATTGTCGATGATATGATTTGTTACATGATCAAAtgataaacttaaaattctattgtaaaatatataagtGTCCCctcataatttaattaagcaTAAAGAGTTAGTTTTAATACTCATACTTTCTTACCTAAAAGTGTTCTAATTGATCAATTTCAAAAGTAACTTAAGCTTtcaattctaatttttccTTTGCAAAATGACATCAGAAAACAGTTCTatgctaattaaaaatatgttttaaagttACTCTGTATCCGATTTATCTCCTTTTATTAAATCTCTTGAGCCGAAGGGCGAGGGCATTCGCTGATAATGAGGTTTTAACGTACTTACCGGCCTCGTGTAGTCTAAATGGTCATATTCCgtttctgcaaaaaaaaatattgtcatcAGTTATACTTAATACACACGGGTACTAATGGTACCCAACTTAGGCGCGTGCACCACGTGTGTTATTTAATCCAATATGAGTTCAGCACAGAACAATCAAACTATGGAGGATGGCTgagttctcaaaaaaaaacctgtATAAATAGCAACGACAAATCTCGTGAAACATAGAACTGAAGTCGGGGATACCATTTAGGTAAAATATACATCTTTCAAGAAAGAAAAGAGACAAGGAAATTAATGATTCACAGATCCAGGAAATGCTAAAACGCGACATCCTAAGCCCATGTcttcaaattggaaaatttcaatcaaactTGTTCTTTTTGTAATGGGCGAGTATGCAAATGTTTTAGAGATGACTcctcaaaaaaatgtataccGAATATCCAACCTTGCTACCCATTAACCCATAACTACAGACGCGGGATGATTTTAACCTATGCGTTTCTGTAATTAGCTATTTTAACCGTGCGCACTATTTACACAGCTCTACGTCTtagtattttttcaactttaatattaaaatatttaagaatattattttagaaagctggtataaatattataataaagtaatatctattaaaatatgttttttttgttatttcatttaaaggTATGACCATGTCTGTTGTTATATTACATATACGAGACGTCTGTAGTTAAGGATTAAACCACTTTCAAGCGAGaatgaaaatataacaaaaaaaaaccatgcaaattgttaatataaaGAAAACGGTGCCAAAAAGACAAAACAAATAAGTGtggcattttaaattaaaaagttcgCTACAGCCAACTTACATGACGACTGTATTATTTCCATTTGACGAGGCCtaatcaaaaagaaaattctaaataatttgttatcaCCATTACATATACCTCCTTTACGGTTGGGAACTACTTACCGATGTCTTTAACATCCTTTTGCTTGATTTCATCATAGACGTGATCCAGTTTATCGATACTATGGTAAATGTTTGGATTTGTGGCGTCTGCTTCTTTGTTTTTCAGCCTCCTCAGTTCGTCAATGTTAGTACCATAAGCTCCTGAAAGTATAAGAATTAAAGTAAAGCCTAGAATAGCGCAGCTTTAAGCACCTTTAGGACCAAATTCTTCATCGTCAGTGGAGCAACATGCCATTCCCAATCTAGCACGTTCCATGTTTGAGGGCTTTTCCAGATTGTTAACTATGCGCTTTGCGTTATTGAGCAATGTTTCGTTGTCACGTTTTATGACTCCTTGATACGTGTATACCGGGTTGTCAAAGTGGTTTTGGTCTAAAAATAAGAGCAAGCAATCAATGTAAGAGCAAGACGAAATTTGGgtaatgttaaaataaaccaTTATTAACTGAAATTTGTGCAGATGCCTCCAACTACATTTTCATCATAATCCCCAAATTGTTACGAAATTAAGTGATTATAGGGCAACATAActtttgacataaaaaaagattattatttttgatatttttcgaCTAGATGCTCTTTGACCTCGAAAAACGTGATTTAACTGCAGTTATATCGCACATTTAATCGTTTTTGCAGCTTGAAATACTTTTCTCTATTGAgtgaaaatacaatattttacagACAAATTACAGTaactttttatgaattttttctccaaaactttattgttttattgatttaaatagGAGCTTTCTATTGAATAAACGATGAGCTTTTTGACAGCTAAGAATAAGTTTTTAGTGCGTTTACATCTTGTATTATGTTAACCCTAGAAGattgtggtttttttctctgCATAAGAACATCCCATATTACTACCAAACTTTTTAACTATGTTTACAGCGTTCATTTTTGTgcagtattaaaattaatggtcttGTTGTGCTCTAGAAGATGAGTTTTCCCATGCGGGATTGTCAAATCTTTTTTAGTTCCCTTTATAAAAGGCTAAAAAagtactaaaaaataaatattcctcAAATTGCATGAACCTTAGCGCTCAAATGAGATACTCAGAATGTAAATGAGAGGAAACTCctggatttttatatttactcaacgaaattttaagatattgCGTGTCGAATTATCCTCGAAAAATACCTATAGCTGAATAAGCTAAAGTCTCGTTCGTCAcgacatttttgacatttcatcCACTCACCGGGAGCAAATCCAGACGGATTCGTTATGTACTGCACATGGGCAATTTCAGTCTTTAAATTGGATACCCTACGTTTGTAATAGAAGATCACCAGGAAGACGATAGTGGCGAAAATTGCAAACACCATAATAACGGCCACCACAATTCCGGCATTGCTGCCTTCAGATTCTTTGTTCAGCAAACGCAACAGATTTGATTCATCACATTTCGCTCCGGTAAAACCGTGCCGACATATGCAGCCCTCAGATGGATGACAGATGAAGTTGTCGTTTTGGCACTCGCAAGGCTGCATGCAGTGGTCACCATAATAGCCCTCAGGACAAACTATGAAAGAAGAGAAGTCACTACATTAATGTATTGCTAACTTTACCGGGAAAATAGTTTCCATAGGAACCATGAAAGTCACtaatatttgatttcaatgtttttcgaaaaaagaaaCTTACTTTCTGTGCATTGGGTTCCGGTCCATCCTGGTTTGCACCTACAAACACCATCGTTCCTCCTACATTCTCCCCCGTTTTGACACTTGCAGTATTGACTGCAGTTCATCCCGAAGCTGCCAGGTTTGCAGGGGGAGGTACAGTGGGGACCCATCCATCCGGGAAGACACTGGCATTCACCTAGTGTAAAAAATTGGACATAATTATATTCCATAAGAAACTCAACTTACCAGTAACATGATGACAATCGCCGCCATTCTTGCAAGAACAATTTTGATTACAGTTCTTCCCAAAAGTGTGAATCGGACAGGGATGATCGCATGTCAAACCCAAATAACCTGGTGGGCAAATGTATTCCCCGGTAACGTGATCGCATGTCCGATTccctggaaaaattaattaagacgaaaatgtatttaaactTGAATGTTAGAATTAAGGTACCTATGGACACCTCAGGACACTTTTGTTTGCATCCGATGCCGTACCAGCCGATGTCGCAGGCCTGCGTACAATCCTCACCCTGCCACCCCCGGGAACAGTAACATTTGCCACTCTCAGGGTCGCAGGAGCTGTTGTTTTTGCAGTTGCAATCTTGGTCGCAATTGGGGCCGAATTTACCCTCCGGACATTGGGTTTCACATTTCACACCTAGGGAGATTTTACCaatgaattttctattatACAGCTATATTCAACCGTATTAGGCACCTTtaagaaatttcctttttttttaattccttacTATTGAATGAATTACTGATAAGCAATACTCtcaaatcattaaaaatggtAGAAATGAACCGGTTTGAACATTTTGatggaaattttgtaaattcctttagtttttttacacAATTGTCGATTTTAGTGGCTGAATCTAAGCGAAAATCTGAGCAAATTAAGTGTGATATCTTAAAGTGCGGTGGTTGTAGACGTTTTCTTCTAGTTGTGTTAGTAAATTGTGATGAAAAATGCCTAAAATATGAGAATTGTCTGTTGCAGAACGAGGTCaaattgttcttttaaattctcaaGGGTTTTCACAGACGGCAATAGCAAAAAAAGTGTTCCCGATGTGTTGTACAAACTACGCTAAAACGTTTCCAGGACACCGAAAGTTAGGAAAATAAGCCGAAGACGGGGCGCAAACGGAAAACAAATGTCCGAATAGATCGTTGTTTAGAAAGAATGGCACTTCGAGATCGAAGAGCATCTTCTATAACGCTAAGCAGTAATTTATAGCTTCACTTCGGGGTCGCAGTGTCTGCAAGTACTGCGAGAAGATGCcttattaaatgtaatttgcATGGTCGCGCGGAAGAAGCCTTATTTAAACAAGACACATAAACAAAAACGTCTGGAATGGgccaaaaaatacaaatgttAGACGATGCATGACTGGTCCAAAGTCATTTTTTCCGATGAACGTAATGTAGAGATATGTTTGTTCATCGTTGTCTTGATAATAATAGGACATACATGGCCACAATTTTGTATAATCCTAGTTTTTGGAGTAGGGCAAacctaaatataatttttactatttttgtaCAGTTTTTTGGACAACCTGGAGCACAATTTGAGAGGCATAGACCTAGAGAAGCATATCATCCAGCTTGTGTAGTGCCAACTGTAAAATTTGTTGGTGGAAGTATCATGGTGTGGGGTTGCATGTCGGCCCTGGACACAGGAGAGATCTTTTTCTGCGAAGGGCGCCTGAATAGTAATTGCTATATTTGAATGCTGAATAGTAATTGCTGATTGAAATGCTGCAGGAAACACTGAAACCatctgtattaaaaatgtttgaagatTATCCTGCTGagtatatttttcaacaagacaATGTACCTTGTCACCGTGTACAAGCGTCATCTCGTCGGTCTCGTGAAAACAAGGTGCATGTGTTAGACTGGCCGGCATAGTCACCCGACTTATCGCCAATCGAATATACATGGtctattttaaagaaaaatgttaccAGTTATCACTGTGAATCGAAAGAACGActgcaagaaaaaattgcTGAAGAATGAGACAAACTTTCGAAAAACCTATTTAGTGGCTACAATGCCAAAACGTATCAATGCGGCAATTAAAGCAAAAGGTGATGCCATCCGATATTAGaacctttaataaaatattgtttaaattgcTCCTGCGTTACTTGTTTTATGTTAATTCCGattcttgatttttaaaagagCGAACTGAGGGATGCCTAATACTTCTGCACATGGCTGTATAtttatcagaaatattttttttttgtgaaaacaGTTTAAATATGTTCACTTTGCATGcccaactaaaaaaattgttaaccCTCAGGGCAGGACGCCCAGATTTAGTACATAAATCGGGGCGCCGGGTCTCACAAActttaatcaaaatatatatattaaaaatgcaggCAAATccaactttaaaatttgttgagcATGCACTAAGACGCAAGATAAACAGCTATTCAAATCGTCTGATGGCTACTGCCTTTGACAAAAATTTGCCGAACGATAATTGGAGCGTCGGGTCTAATAGGCCCGGCGCCCTGCCCGTAGGGTTAAATGGGTATTGTAACCGAATTTTATACAACAAACAACTAAACATAGTTAGAacatttatgttatttttgcGTTAAGCATTACGAAATCTCGCAAACGTGACTAGAAACAAGCACTAATTACCTTTCCATTCGGGCTTACAGATGCATTTGCCAGTGACTGCGTCGCAGCCCAGATTGTTATCGTCTTGACACTGACAAACCTGCTCGCAATTGACACCAAAATACCCGGTTTGACATTTGCTTTCACATAACGGTCCTGTGAAACCGGCTGCGCAAGTACAGGTTCCTACGCAAGAacacaaaaaaacaaagatgATTGCATGCAAAAAAAACTCGTGCAAgagcaaaaaatatacagccttcaaaaacattaaagaaaacttaAGTAAAACGTCATATTCAGCTTTCACATCTTTCtacataaatcaaaataataattattaatatagcTAACCATTGACGGGGTTACAAGAAGCTCCATTCCTGCAATCGCATTTGTTTTTGCATTGCATACCGTATTGGTTAGTACTGCAGGGCCGGTCGCATTGTTGACCCTCCCAACCAGGTGGACACTGGCACTGGCCTGTTTCCGTAGAACAGGACGCCCCATTTTTGCCTTCAAGACATATTTGTGATTACTTAGTATTGAATCAGAAAAAACAGACATACAATCACAGGGATGAGCACAATCCATCCCGTAAGTGCCACTAGGGCAAGGTTGTTCGCATTGTTTCCCTGTAAAACCGGGTCCACACAGACATGTCCCGTTGACTGGGGAGCACTGAGCGTTGTTTTCGCATTTGCAAGTTCCAGAGCAGCCATTTCCGTAAGTTAAAATAGGGCAAGGTCTCGAGCAGTCTTTGCTATTCCAGCCAGGTTTGCAGTCGCAATCGCCCGTCCAAGCGTGGCACCTGAAAAGCGAGATTAACCTCCAACTGATTGGTCTAATCTAGATCATACAATTGAGTATTTTCCGAATTGCACTCGCAAGACTTCTGGCATTTGGGACCCCACAAGCCGTCAGGGCAGGAACGTTGATCACAAAGGTTTCCGGTCCATCCTTGGGAGCACACGCAAGAGCCATCTTTATTGGAACATTTCGCCCCATTTTGGCAGGTGCAGTTGTTCTTGCAGTCTTTGCCCCATTTACCTTCAGGGCACACGTCCAAGCACTACAAATTGCCCAGTaagtaatagaaaaaatatgagtCATATGAGTCAAGTTTAAACTAAAGTTTGGTTTTTGATAAGGAGGTTTTCTAGCCAATGCCAGAGT
It includes:
- the drpr gene encoding protein draper isoform X1 translates to MLWYVFVVLVAFFRESSSALEGPNVCTRQETYTVSVRVSEEQPYQVREFVWCLNVPPRCSKYKIKFRTVYKDQQLVKTRPVEECCKGYAKNAAENRCLPVCSTECLHGSCTAPETCQCETGYGGPNCDISCPRGQWGRECQNKCKCENNSTCDPFDGHCSCSRGWIGQFCQKRCPQGSYGQDCLEECRCENGDCDHVSGKCKCHPGYTGPLCDDLCPIGTHGDYCKSKCPCQNGGTCDSVTGSCFCKAGWTGQVCANRCPFGFWGDNCSQKCDCFNGASCHHINGTCECLPGFTGDRCLDVCPEGKWGKDCKNNCTCQNGAKCSNKDGSCVCSQGWTGNLCDQRSCPDGLWGPKCQKSCECNSENTQLCHAWTGDCDCKPGWNSKDCSRPCPILTYGNGCSGTCKCENNAQCSPVNGTCLCGPGFTGKQCEQPCPSGTYGMDCAHPCDCKNGASCSTETGQCQCPPGWEGQQCDRPCSTNQYGMQCKNKCDCRNGASCNPVNGTCTCAAGFTGPLCESKCQTGYFGVNCEQVCQCQDDNNLGCDAVTGKCICKPEWKGVKCETQCPEGKFGPNCDQDCNCKNNSSCDPESGKCYCSRGWQGEDCTQACDIGWYGIGCKQKCPEVSIGNRTCDHVTGEYICPPGYLGLTCDHPCPIHTFGKNCNQNCSCKNGGDCHHVTGECQCLPGWMGPHCTSPCKPGSFGMNCSQYCKCQNGGECRRNDGVCRCKPGWTGTQCTEICPEGYYGDHCMQPCECQNDNFICHPSEGCICRHGFTGAKCDESNLLRLLNKESEGSNAGIVVAVIMVFAIFATIVFLVIFYYKRRVSNLKTEIAHVQYITNPSGFAPDQNHFDNPVYTYQGVIKRDNETLLNNAKRIVNNLEKPSNMERARLGMACCSTDDEEFGPKGAYGTNIDELRRLKNKEADATNPNIYHSIDKLDHVYDEIKQKDVKDIETEYDHLDYTRPVSTLKPHYQRMPSPFGSRDLIKGDKSDTE
- the drpr gene encoding protein draper isoform X2, which translates into the protein MLWYVFVVLVAFFRESSSALEGPNVCTRQETYTVSVRVSEEQPYQVREFVWCLNVPPRCSKYKIKFRTVYKDQQLVKTRPVEECCKGYAKNAAENRCLPVCSTECLHGSCTAPETCQCETGYGGPNCDISCPRGQWGRECQNKCKCENNSTCDPFDGHCSCSRGWIGQFCQKRCPQGSYGQDCLEECRCENGDCDHVSGKCKCHPGYTGPLCDDLCPIGTHGDYCKSKCPCQNGGTCDSVTGSCFCKAGWTGQVCANRCPFGFWGDNCSQKCDCFNGASCHHINGTCECLPGFTGDRCLDVCPEGKWGKDCKNNCTCQNGAKCSNKDGSCVCSQGWTGNLCDQRSCPDGLWGPKCQKSCECNSENTQLCHAWTGDCDCKPGWNSKDCSRPCPILTYGNGCSGTCKCENNAQCSPVNGTCLCGPGFTGKQCEQPCPSGTYGMDCAHPCDCKNGASCSTETGQCQCPPGWEGQQCDRPCSTNQYGMQCKNKCDCRNGASCNPVNGTCTCAAGFTGPLCESKCQTGYFGVNCEQVCQCQDDNNLGCDAVTGKCICKPEWKGVKCETQCPEGKFGPNCDQDCNCKNNSSCDPESGKCYCSRGWQGEDCTQACDIGWYGIGCKQKCPEVSIGNRTCDHVTGEYICPPGYLGLTCDHPCPIHTFGKNCNQNCSCKNGGDCHHVTGECQCLPGWMGPHCTSPCKPGSFGMNCSQYCKCQNGGECRRNDGVCRCKPGWTGTQCTEICPEGYYGDHCMQPCECQNDNFICHPSEGCICRHGFTGAKCDESNLLRLLNKESEGSNAGIVVAVIMVFAIFATIVFLVIFYYKRRVSNLKTEIAHVQYITNPSGFAPDQNHFDNPVYTYQGVIKRDNETLLNNAKRIVNNLEKPSNMERARLGMACCSTDDEEFGPKGAYGTNIDELRRLKNKEADATNPNIYHSIDKLDHVYDEIKQKDVKDIGLVKWK